From the genome of Anopheles moucheti chromosome 3, idAnoMoucSN_F20_07, whole genome shotgun sequence, one region includes:
- the LOC128305372 gene encoding uncharacterized protein LOC128305372, producing the protein MSANCEITITGPLEAQTKSSLIVVSNRLPFVLKRDAKTGKLSRHASAGGLVTAVAPVVIKGKGLWVGWSGITLTDENEPIPESDPTDHTPTAGLLSEQVVSVNVEPKLFDSYYNGCCNGTFWPLFHSMPGRATFCADHWRSYYEVNKEFAARTIEALEKAVNNNTHPGVPLIWIHDYHLMLAANWIREAADERNLPYQMAFFLHIPFPPWDIFRLYPWSDEILQGMLACDMIGFHIRDYCLNFVDCCQRNLGCRVDRKNLLVEHGGRSVRVRPLPIGIPFDRFVELAHSARKVINTNQKIILGVDRLDYTKGLVNRLKAFEVLLEKHPEHRENVSLLQISVPSRTDVREYQELKEEMDQLVGRINGRFTTANWSPIRYIYGCVGQEELAAFYREASVCLVTPLRDGMNLVAKEFVACQINEPPGVLIVSPFAGAGETMHEALLCNPYELDAAAEVIHRALTMPEDERTLRMSRMRRREMQHDVNSWMRQFLKAMGSLEEDDIGTTTMQPVTVDDFDDYLLNYIGYNHKLALLLDYDGTLAPIAPHPDLATLPPETKNVLQRLSNHSDVYIAIISGRNVENVKQMVGIEGITYAGNHGLEILHPDGSKFVHPMPIEYEDKVSGLLKSLQDSVCGDGAWVENKGPLLTYHYRETPAELRPAMVEKARQLIIQFGFRAAEAHCAIEAKPPVQWNKGRASIYILRTAFGVDWSERIKIIYAGDDMTDEDAMMALKGMAATFRVTNSQIIKTSAERRLPSTDSVLTMLKWVERHFMRRKPRANSLTYRGKKKDSVKIQMAFDLVPNTSAANSAASSSDERD; encoded by the exons AG TGCCGGCGGATTAGTCACAGCAGTTGCGCCGGTCGTGATCAAGGGCAAGGGACTGTGGGTCGGTTGGTCCGGCATTACGCTAACCGATGAGAATGAACCCATCCCAGAGTCGGACCCGACCGATCACACACCAACGGCCGGGTTACTCTCAGAGCAGGTCGTTTCGGTGAACGTGGAGCCAAAGCTGTTCGACAGCTACTACAAcggatgctgcaatggcacgTTTTGGCCCCTGTTCCACTCGATGCCAGGCCGGGCAACGTTCTGTGCCGATCACTGGCGATCGTACTACGAGGTGAACAAGGAGTTCGCTGCCCGCACGATTGAAGCACTTGAGAAGGCGGTCAACAACAACACGCATCCGGGGGTGCCTCTGATCTGGATCCATGACTACCATCTTATGCTGGCGGCCAACTGGATCCGCGAAGCTGCCGACGAACGGAACCTCCCGTATCAGATGGCATTCTTCTTGCATATTCCCTTTCCACCGTGGGACATCTTCCGGCTGTATCCATGGTCCGATGAGATTCTGCAGGGTATGTTGGCCTGCGACATGATTGGCTTTCACATTCGCGACTACTGCCTCAACTTCGTCGACTGCTGTCAGCGTAATCTCGGTTGTCGCGTGGATCGAAAGAACTTGCTGGTGGAGCACGGTGGTCGTTCGGTCCGTGTGCGTCCCCTGCCGATCGGAATACCCTTCGATCGGTTTGTGGAGTTAGCTCACTCTGCTCGTAAGGTGATCAACACCAACCAGAAGATCATTCTCGGTGTGGATCGACTGGACTACACGAAGGGTTTGGTCAACCGGCTAAAGGCGTTCGAAGTGCTGCTGGAGAAGCATCCGGAACATCGGGAAAACGTTAGTCTGCTACAGATTTCCGTACCATCCCGCACGGACGTAAGAGAGTACCAGGAGCTGAAGGAGGAGATGGACCAGCTGGTGGGTCGGATAAATGGACGCTTCACGACGGCAAACTGGTCGCCGATTCGCTACATCTACGGATGTGTCGGACAGGAGGAACTCGCCGCCTTCTATCGTGAAGCATCCGTGTGTTTAGTCACGCCACTGCGCGATGGTATGAATCTGGTAGCGAAGGAATTCGTCGCCTGTCAGATCAATGAACCACCGGGTGTACTGATCGTGTCTCCATTTGCTGGTGCCGGTGAAACTATGCACGAGGCACTGTTGTGCAATCCGTACGAGCTGGATGCGGCAGCAGAGGTGATACATCGCGCCCTCACCATGCCGGAAGACGAACGTACCCTGCGAATGTCGCGAATGCGACGCCGTGAAATGCAGCATGACGTGAACAGCTGGATGAGACAGTTCCTGAAGGCAATGGGATCGCTGGAAGAGGATGACATCGGTACCACCACGATGCAACCGGTCACTGTGGATGATTTTGATGACTATTTGCTAAA CTACATCGGATACAACCACAAGCTCGCACTGCtgctcgactacgacggtacACTTGCCCCGATTGCTCCTCATCCTGATTTGGCCACCCTGCCACCAGAGACCAAAAACGTCCTACAACGGTTGTCTAACCATTCGGATGTGTATATCGCCATCATCTCTGGACGTAATGTGGAGAACGTGAAGCAGATGGTCGGAATCGAAGGCATTACGTACGCCGGTAACCATGGGCTGGAAATTCTACACCCAGACGGTAGTAAATTCGTACACCCCATGCCCATCGAGTACGAGGATAAAGTCAGTGGACTTTTGAAATCGCTGCAAGACTCG GTTTGCGGTGATGGTGCATGGGTTGAGAACAAGGGGCCGCTCCTGACGTATCACTATCGTGAAACGCCAGCAGAGCTACGTCCCGCCATGGTGGAAAAGGCACGGCAACTAATCATCCAGTTTGGATTCCGTGCGGCGGAAGCACACTGTGCGATCGAGGCAAAGCCACCGGTACAGTGGAACAAGGGGCGCGCCTCGATATATATCCTGCGGACGGCGTTCGGTGTCGATTGGAGCGAGCGAATCAAGATCATTTATGCCGGTGACGATATGACGGATGAGGACGCCATGATG GCTCTCAAAGGTATGGCAGCAACATTCCGCGTGACGAATTCACAGATCATCAAAACCTCCGCCGAAAGACGTCTGCCCTCAACGGACTCCGTGCTGACTATGCTCAAGTGGGTCGAACGACACTTTATGCGCCGTAAGCCACGTGCAAACAGTCTCACGTATCGGGGTAAGAAGAAGGATAGCGTCAAGATACAGATGGCTTTCGATCTGGTACCGAACACGAGTGCTGCCAACAGTGCCGCCAGCAGCTCCGACGAGCGTGATTAA
- the LOC128302962 gene encoding uncharacterized protein LOC128302962, producing MARSTPLAVLSCLIFLNCLKPLISWPANDNDAFNMSQPDFDQYLGDYLKPGDTVALLLDYDGTLAELTSHPNLTQMSDEMRESLRNIADSGKAFVAVISGRDVDGVKEKIGINNIIYSGNHGLEVLYPNGTRHNQGIPKDVADNFDKMIDHLNREVVHHGSWVENKRVSITFHFREAEQKYVPEMAARAKEIIESYGYRANPAHASVEGKPPIQWNKGLAAEYILGSSFDASWRTRKVLFAGDDTTDEDVMKMIKGTGRSFRVTKDKDLATNADFKIPSVDSVYHLLKWIESRVV from the exons ATGGCCCGAAGTACGCCGTTGGCAGTGCTTTCTTGTCTCATATTCCTTAACTGCTTGAAGCCATTGATAAGCTGGCCGGCAAACGACAACGACGCTTTCAACATGTCGCAGCCCGACTTCGATCAGTATCTCGGCGA TTATCTCAAGCCCGGTGATACTGTGGCGCTTCTGCTGGATTACGATGGTACACTGGCTGAGCTAACGTCCCATCCGAACCTCACGCAGATGAGTGATGAGATGCGTGAGAGTCTGCGCAACATTGCCGACAGTGGCAAAGCGTTTGTGGCGGTCATTTCGGGACGCGATGTGGACGGGGTGAAGGAGAAGATCGGGATAAACAACATCATCTACTCGGGCAATCATGGTTTGGAGGTGCTGTATCCGAACGGAACCCGCCACAACCAGGGCATACCAAAGGATGTGGCGGATAATTTCGACAAGATGATTGATCATCTCAATCGGGAG GTCGTTCATCATGGATCGTGGGTTGAAAATAAGCGTGTATCGATAACGTTCCACTTCCGCGAAGCTGAACAGAAATACGTACCTGAAATGGCTGCACGCGCCAAAGAGATCATCGAGTCGTACGGCTACCGAGCGAATCCGGCACATGCATCGGTCGAGGGCAAGCCTCCGATCCAGTGGAATAAAGGTCTAGCGGCGGAATACATCCTAGGCAGCAGCTTCGATGCTAGCTGGCGCACACGCAAGGTACTGTTTGCCGGGGACGATACCACCGACGAGGACGTGATGAAGATGATCAAGGGCACGGGAAGGTCGTTCCGGGTAACGAAAGATAAGGACTTGGCGACGAATGCGGACTTTAAAATACCTTCCGTCGATTCGGTTTATCACCTGCTAAAGTGGATCGAATCAAGAGTCGTTTAG
- the LOC128303774 gene encoding protein YIPF6, whose protein sequence is MSSSEARLEMYDEGAESPSELMSGDMTVSSGTQNSSDPTAPNFNTLDEPIKDTIMRDVKAVGVKFYHVLIPKEKNTLLKEWDLWGPLVLCTFMATILQGSSDDTFDGGPEFAQVFVIVWIGALIVTLNSKLLGGNISFFQSVCVLGYCLTPCALALIVCRIILLAEQTTFLFFLRFLIASAGFGWATYASIIFLGDSQPRNRKALAMYPIFLFYFIISWLVISHTNV, encoded by the exons ATGTCCTCTTCAGAAGCTAGGCTGGAG ATGTACGACGAGGGTGCGGAATCGCCTTCCGAGTTGATGAGCGGAGATATGACCGTATCCAGCGGGACCCAAAATTCGTCCGATCCCACTGCACCCAACTTCAACACACTCGATGAACCTATTAAAGACACTATC ATGCGTGACGTAAAGGCTGTCGGTGTCAAATTCTACCACGTCCTCATACCGAAGGAAAAGAACACACTCCTGAAGGAATGGGACTTGTGGGGACCGCTGGTGCTGTGCACGTTCATGGCCACGATACTGCAGGGCTCGTCCGATGATACATTCGATGGAGGGCCCGAGTTCGCGCAggtgtttgtaattgtttgGATCGGTGCCCTGATCGTGACGCTAAATTCTAAGCTGCTCGGAGGAAATAT aTCCTTTTTTCAGTCGGTGTGTGTTCTTGGCTATTGTCTTACACCGTGCGCACTAGCCCTCATAGTGTGCCGGATAATTCTTCTAGCAGAACAAACAACGTTTCTCTTCTTCCTACGATTCCTCATAGCGTCGGCCGGGTTCGGTTGGGCCACGTACG CATCGATCATCTTTCTCGGTGATAGTCAGCCACGGAACAGGAAAGCTCTTGCCATGTATCCAATATTCCTATTCTATTTCATCATATCGTGGCTCGTCATTTCGCACACCAATGTGTAA